From Natator depressus isolate rNatDep1 chromosome 7, rNatDep2.hap1, whole genome shotgun sequence, the proteins below share one genomic window:
- the BTRC gene encoding F-box/WD repeat-containing protein 1A isoform X14 codes for MDPAEAVLQEKALKFMTYNSCARLCLNQETVCLASTAMKTENCVAKTKLANGTSSMIVPKQRKLSASYEKEKELCVKYFEQWSESDQVEFVEHLISQMCHYQHGHINSYLKPMLQRDFITALPARGLDHIAENILSYLDAKSLCAAELVCKEWYRVTSDGMLWKKLIERMVRTDSLWRGLAERRGWGQYLFKNKPPDGTAPPNSFYRALYPKIIQDIETIESNWRCGRHSLQRIHCRSETSKGVYCLQYDDQKIVSGLRDNTIKIWDKNTLECKRILTGHTGSVLCLQYDERVIITGSSDSTVRVWDVNTGEMLNTLIHHCEAVLHLRFNNGMMVTCSKDRSIAVWDMASPTDITLRRVLVGHRAAVNVVDFDDKYIVSASGDRTIKVWNTSTCEFVRTLNGHKRGIACLQYRDRLVVSGSSDNTIRLWDIECGACLRVLEGHEELVRCIRFDNKRIVSGAYDGKIKVWDLVAALDPRAPAGTLCLRTLVEHSGRVFRLQFDEFQIISSSHDDTILMWDFLNDPAAQAESTRSPSRTYTYISR; via the exons ACAAAACTTGCCAATGGCACTTCCAGCATGATTGTGCCCAAACAAAGGAAGCTGTCTGCAAGCTATGAGAAAGAGAAGGAGCTGTGCGTCAAGTATTTTGAACAGTGGTCCGAGTCCGACCAAGTGGAGTTTGTGGAACATCTCATCTCCCAGATGTGTCATTACCAGCACGGACATATAAACTCGTACCTCAAACCCATGTTACAGAGGGACTTCATCACTGCACTGCCAG ctcgGGGTTTGGATCACATTGCCGAGAACATACTGTCGTACCTGGATGCCAAATCATTATGTGCTGCTGAGCTGGTGTGTAAGGAGTGGTACCGGGTGACATCTGATGGCATGCTGTGGAAGAAACTTATTGAGAGAATGGTCAGGACAGACTCGTTGTGGAGAGGGTTGGCAGAGAGGAGAGGATG GGGACAGTAtctatttaaaaataagccaCCTGATGGGACTGCCCCACCCAACTCCTTCTATAGAGCACTTTATCCAAAAATTATACAGGACATAGAG ACAATAGAATCAAACTGGCGGTGTGGAAGGCACAGtttacagagaatccactgcCGGAGTGAAACTAGCAAAGGGGTTTATTGTTTACAGTATGACGATCAGAAGATAGTAAGTGGCCTGCGAGACAACACTATCAAG ATCTGGGATAAGAATACATTGGAATGCAAGCGAATTCTGACTGGACACACAGGTTCTGTCTTGTGCCTGCAGTATGACGAGCGGGTGATCATTACTGGATCTTCTGATTCAACCGTCAG GGTGTGGGATGTAAATACCGGCGAGATGCTAAACACGCTGATTCACCACTGCGAAGCAGTACTGCACCTGCGCTTTAACAATGGCATGATGGTGACTTGTTCCAAAGACCGTTCAATTGCCGTCTGGGACATGGCTTCCCCGACAGACATTACCCTGCGGAGGGTCCTGGTAGGACACAGAGCTGCTGTCAACGTAGTGGACTTTGATGACAAGTACATTGTGTCAGCATCAGGTGACAGGACTATAAAG GTCTGGAACACTAGTACCTGCGAGTTTGTGCGCACCTTAAATGGCCACAAACGAGGCATCGCGTGTCTGCAGTACAGAGATCGGCTAGTAGTGAGTGGCTCTTCAGATAACACTATCAG GTTGTGGGATATCGAGTGTGGAGCATGTTTACGAGTACTGGAAGGCCATGAGGAGTTGGTGAGATGCATACGCTTCGATAACAAGAGGATAGTCAGTGGGGCGTATGATGG gAAAATTAAAGTGTGGGATCTTGTGGCTGCTCTGGACCCACGTGCTCCAGCTGGGACCCTCTGTCTGCGAACCCTCGTG GAGCATTCTGGGAGAGTCTTTCGACTCCAGTTCGACGAATTCCAGATCATCAGCAGCTCGCACGATGACACAATCCTCATGTGGGACTTCCTGAATGACCCAGCTGCCCAAGCAGAATCGACCCGCTCCCCATCCAGAACATACACCTACATCTCCAGATAA